From Varibaculum massiliense, a single genomic window includes:
- the dcm gene encoding DNA cytosine methyltransferase yields the protein MTQTLRLGSLFDGSGGFPLAATKIGIEPVWASEIEPFPILVTTTRLPHMQHLGNICDIDGSQLEPVDVVTFGSPCQDLSVAGKRAGLSGERSGLFHQAVRVIKEMRKASHGLYPRFAVWENVPGAFSSNKGADFHSVLQNLISVVDETAAADLPRANKWQKAGAVVADQWSIAWRVLDAQFFGVPQRRRRIYLIADFASGRAGQILFEPTGSSRNLAQGCSEKQNPPTNPRAGTHEASKSLDVFALRMRAGKPGGGKGPLVQTNLSGTLGCSNDQSIIEPLLFDHHPHDARVGGPCQIAPTVTARYGTGGGNTPIIATAYGFNALHEGRGAAVGRYGYPTEVSKTLDTSGVSPTCNQGGIAIMQPDVISASKSDFFCRGNVNIAGALLASDSTEPPLVTDPGMPEYRVRRLTPTECARLQGFPDDWTQDLAISDPTDSQLDYWWQIWASWAKVQGLKKPKTRNQVRSWLTNPASDRALYKLWGNGIALPCAKLVLSQIVAETTKTPGF from the coding sequence TTGACACAAACTTTAAGGCTCGGCTCGCTTTTTGATGGCTCAGGAGGATTCCCACTCGCCGCCACCAAGATTGGCATCGAACCTGTGTGGGCGAGCGAGATTGAGCCTTTCCCGATTCTGGTCACCACAACGCGTTTGCCACACATGCAACACCTGGGAAACATCTGCGACATTGACGGCAGTCAGCTAGAGCCGGTGGATGTGGTCACGTTTGGCTCTCCTTGCCAAGACCTATCGGTGGCAGGTAAAAGGGCAGGCTTATCTGGCGAACGCTCCGGTCTATTCCACCAAGCTGTCAGAGTCATCAAGGAAATGAGAAAGGCAAGTCATGGTCTATATCCAAGATTCGCTGTTTGGGAAAACGTGCCCGGAGCCTTCTCAAGCAATAAAGGGGCAGACTTCCACAGCGTCCTGCAAAACCTCATCTCGGTTGTCGACGAAACGGCAGCGGCTGACCTACCTCGAGCTAACAAATGGCAAAAAGCTGGAGCGGTCGTGGCAGACCAATGGAGTATTGCGTGGCGAGTATTGGACGCGCAATTTTTCGGAGTACCCCAACGACGTAGAAGAATCTACCTTATCGCAGATTTTGCAAGCGGGCGTGCCGGACAAATACTCTTTGAGCCCACGGGCAGCTCAAGGAATCTTGCGCAGGGCTGCAGTGAAAAGCAAAACCCTCCCACCAATCCTCGAGCAGGCACTCACGAGGCAAGCAAATCTTTAGATGTGTTCGCCTTGCGGATGCGGGCAGGTAAACCAGGTGGTGGTAAAGGTCCGCTCGTGCAAACAAATCTGTCGGGCACGCTCGGATGCAGTAACGATCAGAGTATTATTGAGCCGCTACTATTTGACCATCATCCTCATGATGCCAGAGTGGGCGGACCATGCCAGATAGCACCAACCGTGACCGCTCGTTACGGCACTGGCGGAGGCAATACTCCCATCATCGCTACCGCCTACGGTTTCAATGCGTTGCATGAGGGACGCGGCGCAGCAGTAGGCAGGTACGGTTATCCCACCGAGGTATCAAAGACGCTCGATACGTCTGGTGTTTCTCCGACCTGCAACCAAGGCGGCATCGCCATCATGCAACCCGATGTCATCTCGGCATCAAAGTCCGACTTCTTCTGCCGAGGAAACGTCAATATTGCTGGTGCTCTGTTGGCTTCGGACTCAACTGAGCCGCCCCTGGTCACTGACCCTGGCATGCCCGAATACCGCGTGAGACGCTTAACCCCAACCGAATGCGCCCGCCTACAAGGATTCCCTGATGATTGGACACAGGATTTAGCAATCAGCGATCCTACAGATTCACAGTTGGATTACTGGTGGCAGATCTGGGCCAGCTGGGCCAAGGTGCAAGGATTGAAAAAACCTAAAACCCGCAACCAAGTACGCTCTTGGCTCACCAATCCAGCGTCCGACCGGGCACTCTACAAGCTGTGGGGAAACGGGATAGCTTTGCCGTGCGCCAAACTCGTGCTTTCCCAGATAGTCGCCGAGACCACTAAAACTCCTGGATTTTAA
- a CDS encoding terminase large subunit: MRELADYHPTRFMAESSRYDKRRADFAVAFIEALKHTKGRWAGKPFKLIDWQEQIIRDLFGVVKPDGFRQFTTAYVEIPKKQGKSELAAAVALLLCCGDGEERAEVYGCAADRQQASIVFEVAADMVRMCPPLAKRVKILRSQKRIIYSPTNSFYQVLSAEAYSKHGFNISGVVFDELHTQPNRALFDVMTKGSGDARTQPLYFLITTAGTDTHSICYEQHQKAQDILDGKKIDPTFYPVIYGAAQDDDWTDEAVWHKANPSLDVTVPIQKVRDACNSARQNPAEENTFRQLRLNQWVKQSVRWMPMHVWNQNNTPVNLDDLEGRPCYGGLDLASTTDITAFVLVFPPTDDDDKYTVAPWFWIPEDNLKLRVSRDHVPYDLWHQQGHLLTTEGNVVHYGYIEKFIEDLGTRFNIREIAFDRWGAVQMSQNLEDAGFTVVPFGQGFKDMSPPSKELMKLALEGKLAHGGHPVLAWMVDNIHVRTDPAGNIKPDKQKSTEKIDGVVATIMALDRAIRCGNALSGGSVYDSRGLLVL, translated from the coding sequence ATGCGTGAGCTAGCTGATTATCACCCGACCCGGTTCATGGCTGAAAGCTCGCGCTATGACAAGCGCCGAGCTGATTTTGCGGTCGCGTTTATCGAAGCTTTAAAGCATACGAAAGGCCGGTGGGCAGGAAAACCTTTTAAGTTGATTGATTGGCAAGAACAAATCATTCGCGACCTTTTCGGGGTGGTCAAACCTGACGGGTTTCGCCAATTCACTACGGCTTACGTGGAGATCCCGAAGAAACAGGGCAAGAGTGAACTTGCCGCCGCCGTCGCACTCTTACTGTGTTGCGGCGATGGCGAGGAACGCGCTGAAGTTTATGGGTGTGCTGCCGATCGGCAACAAGCATCCATCGTGTTCGAAGTGGCAGCCGACATGGTGAGAATGTGTCCCCCACTAGCCAAGCGGGTAAAGATCCTTAGAAGCCAAAAACGTATCATCTACTCCCCCACCAATTCCTTCTACCAGGTACTATCGGCCGAGGCTTATTCCAAACACGGATTCAATATTTCCGGAGTGGTATTCGATGAGCTACACACCCAACCCAACCGGGCGCTCTTCGACGTGATGACCAAAGGCAGTGGGGATGCTCGCACCCAGCCACTGTACTTCCTGATCACAACCGCCGGCACCGACACCCACAGCATCTGCTACGAACAACACCAAAAAGCCCAAGACATCCTGGATGGCAAAAAGATCGACCCCACTTTCTATCCAGTCATATATGGGGCAGCGCAAGATGATGATTGGACCGATGAAGCCGTGTGGCATAAAGCCAACCCATCCTTGGACGTGACGGTGCCAATCCAGAAAGTTAGGGACGCTTGTAATAGTGCCAGGCAGAATCCGGCTGAAGAAAACACCTTCAGACAGTTGCGTTTGAACCAGTGGGTCAAACAGTCTGTGCGATGGATGCCCATGCACGTGTGGAATCAAAACAATACCCCAGTCAATCTAGACGACCTCGAGGGACGACCCTGTTATGGAGGGCTGGATCTTGCCTCTACCACCGATATCACTGCTTTCGTTCTCGTATTCCCACCCACGGATGACGATGACAAATACACGGTTGCACCCTGGTTTTGGATACCCGAAGACAACCTCAAACTCAGAGTTTCTAGGGATCACGTCCCCTACGACCTATGGCATCAGCAAGGCCACCTACTCACAACTGAGGGCAACGTGGTGCACTACGGGTATATCGAGAAGTTCATTGAGGATCTTGGCACCCGGTTTAATATCCGAGAAATCGCTTTCGACCGGTGGGGAGCGGTCCAAATGAGCCAAAACCTTGAGGATGCTGGTTTCACGGTAGTGCCATTTGGGCAAGGCTTCAAAGACATGTCCCCACCATCCAAGGAACTGATGAAGCTGGCGTTGGAAGGCAAGCTCGCGCACGGCGGGCACCCGGTGCTGGCCTGGATGGTCGATAACATTCACGTGCGCACCGACCCAGCTGGCAACATCAAGCCAGATAAGCAAAAATCCACGGAAAAAATCGACGGGGTGGTCGCCACCATCATGGCCTTGGATCGGGCTATCAGGTGTGGCAACGCACTTAGTGGTGGTTCGGTTTACGACTCGCGGGGACTACTTGTGCTCTAA
- a CDS encoding virulence protein: MVNTKKAENYGLVVTLPATLDETELARLHGLIAAKKDLIAKALGASRLDITTSSEGLSFPWWDELPEFEKITAYTEFLTKLIAYAKRIRRTVTRSTRQVSNEKYELRSLLYRIGLSGKEDKEVRKILLAPLSGDSAWKTPPLINTNQEM, translated from the coding sequence ATGGTGAACACCAAAAAGGCTGAAAACTACGGGCTCGTAGTCACCCTGCCCGCCACGCTTGATGAGACTGAGCTGGCAAGGCTGCATGGACTTATTGCAGCCAAGAAAGACTTGATCGCTAAAGCGCTCGGCGCGAGCCGGCTCGACATCACCACCAGTAGTGAGGGGCTGAGTTTCCCGTGGTGGGATGAGCTGCCCGAGTTTGAGAAGATCACTGCCTACACCGAGTTCTTAACGAAGCTGATCGCGTACGCTAAACGGATCCGCCGCACCGTAACCCGCAGTACAAGACAGGTAAGTAATGAGAAGTATGAACTGCGCTCCCTGCTTTACCGCATCGGACTTTCTGGTAAAGAAGATAAGGAAGTACGCAAGATTTTACTTGCACCATTAAGCGGTGATTCTGCGTGGAAAACCCCGCCACTAATAAACACTAACCAAGAGATGTAA
- a CDS encoding Nmad4 family putative nucleotide modification protein, with the protein METTTMERLQMATDSYGAVVRYGNLVIATSYSWHKGGVYGNDACIYHLTETPSENPWQGKSFIECGLELIKQADQIFPDDGHALAWALANLPEA; encoded by the coding sequence ATGGAAACGACAACGATGGAACGCCTGCAAATGGCCACCGATAGCTACGGTGCGGTGGTGCGCTACGGCAACCTAGTGATCGCCACCAGCTACAGTTGGCACAAGGGCGGGGTTTATGGCAACGACGCCTGCATCTACCACCTGACCGAAACCCCCTCCGAGAACCCCTGGCAGGGTAAGTCCTTCATCGAATGCGGCCTCGAACTGATCAAGCAAGCCGACCAGATTTTCCCTGACGACGGTCACGCGCTCGCCTGGGCGTTAGCTAATCTGCCCGAAGCCTAG